The genomic DNA TCCTCACTGCCCATGCGCGACGAATGACTGACGGAGTTGCGCGGCTTGGGCAGGGCGGGACGGAAGCAGGCGCGTTCAACCCAGGCTGGATATCAGAACGTCCGACACGCTGACGCTGCCGCCGGCAACATTCAGATTGAGAGCGATGCTGGTCATCGGGGCGGTGATGAGTTCGGACAAGGTGGCCGCGCCATCGTTCAGGAACAGTTCGACCGATCCGGCATCGACAAACAGGCTGATTTTCACGGTGCCGCCCGAAAAGTCGCAGGACAGGCTGCGGTTTTTGCGCCAGGCGTCCACGTCAGGCGCATTCGGGCCGCTCATGTCGCGTTTGATGAAGGCGCTATTGTCGCGCAACGCGAAGCCCGCCTGGGTGAAATATCCATCGCCCCCGCGCACCGAGAGCCAAAGCCCGGACGGCCAGTTCGATCCGATCCGTGTCAGCGTCAGGTCGATGCGGCTGGCGACCGCCCCGGCGCCGGTCGGCCATATATAGTCGGTCCCCTCGGCAATCGTCTGATCCGTTCCCGCAACGGTCCGGCTGAACACATTATTCTGCGCTTCCAGCGGCCGGCTGAACAGACGGGGCAGGCCATCGGCCATGTGCAGGCGCAACTGGCGAACGATGCTAAGCTGTCCGCGATAGCCATGGGTCGCCGGTAGCTGGTTCGCATAGGCCCAGTTGTTCATCCATGCCATCGCATAGGCCGAGGCGAGCGGATCGGATGCGTGCGGATCGGTCCATATGACGGTGGCATAGAAATCGGCCCCGCCGTCCAGCCACTGGCCGTCCGGGAAGGTGGCGGTGAAGTCGGTGCCATCGAAATCGCCGACCCAGTACCAGCTTCCGCCGGTAAAGCCGGTGGCCGTGCCATCGCCGCCGACCAGCAGCACCCATTTGTCCGACGATGTCGTGCCGTCGGCATTGTAAAGGTGCAGCTTGAACAGATGCGAACATTCCATGACGCCGCCGACGCGGGTCGACAGAAAACCGCTGGCATAGGTCCATTGCTTCAGGTTCGGCGAGGTGTAGATGCCGATCTTGCCCTCTTCCGACAGGGTCATCACCCAGCGATCGCTGGCGTCATGCCAGAAAATGGTAGGGTCGCGAAATTGCCTGTTTCCCGGAAAATTCGGCAGAACAATGGCATGAAAGCTGAAGCTCGCGCCCCCGTCCAGCGAATACCACAGGGCGCAGGACTGGTTCTGGCCGGCGGCATTGTCGGCCGGCATGGTGGCAAGCGCGATCACGGCACCGACACCAAAGCCGGCGCTGTTGTTCGTATCGATGACCGCGCTGCCGCTCCAGATGTCGCCGAAGGCGGTCGTGTGGCGCGGAATGGAGACGCCCCGATCCTGCCAGGTGACGAGATCGGCCGATGTCCAGCGGCGCCACTCGGTGCCGCCGGCAGGATAGGTGGGATTGTAGAGCGCCCACATCGTCCAGCTTCCGCCGATTCGGACCGGGCGCTGGGGATCGTTGATCCAGCCACCGGCCGGGGCCGCGATGTGATAGCGCGGTCGCCCGTCTACCGGAGTCGGGGGAGTGGGGGGCGGAGTGGGCGTGGTCGGCGGGGGCGTCGTGCCGGTCGGTGGCGTGGATGCGCCGCCGCATGACGGCAGCATCGGCAAGCTGGCCATCATGCCCAGCGTCTGCCGGCGCGAATAGAAGGGGGCAACTGTCATGAGACTACGCCTTCCTGCAATTTTGGGGGGGACGGTTCGCCCGACGCATCGCGGACGGGCGCCGCGTCGATGCTCGATTATGTTCGGAACGAAACT from Sphingobium sp. CAP-1 includes the following:
- a CDS encoding glycoside hydrolase family 32 protein, with protein sequence MTVAPFYSRRQTLGMMASLPMLPSCGGASTPPTGTTPPPTTPTPPPTPPTPVDGRPRYHIAAPAGGWINDPQRPVRIGGSWTMWALYNPTYPAGGTEWRRWTSADLVTWQDRGVSIPRHTTAFGDIWSGSAVIDTNNSAGFGVGAVIALATMPADNAAGQNQSCALWYSLDGGASFSFHAIVLPNFPGNRQFRDPTIFWHDASDRWVMTLSEEGKIGIYTSPNLKQWTYASGFLSTRVGGVMECSHLFKLHLYNADGTTSSDKWVLLVGGDGTATGFTGGSWYWVGDFDGTDFTATFPDGQWLDGGADFYATVIWTDPHASDPLASAYAMAWMNNWAYANQLPATHGYRGQLSIVRQLRLHMADGLPRLFSRPLEAQNNVFSRTVAGTDQTIAEGTDYIWPTGAGAVASRIDLTLTRIGSNWPSGLWLSVRGGDGYFTQAGFALRDNSAFIKRDMSGPNAPDVDAWRKNRSLSCDFSGGTVKISLFVDAGSVELFLNDGAATLSELITAPMTSIALNLNVAGGSVSVSDVLISSLG